One window of Camelina sativa cultivar DH55 chromosome 4, Cs, whole genome shotgun sequence genomic DNA carries:
- the LOC104779518 gene encoding type IV inositol polyphosphate 5-phosphatase 9-like isoform X1 — MLGSYREVMWPRLVANKILRKSVGSNNFVADFPPDSDQKLLEASGLLDERPSFTSKSILLEQHKTTHLNYKVFASTWNVGGIVPDDGLDMDDLLETHKTPCDIYVLGFQEVVPLRASNVLGPDNNKVSAKWNSLIRETLNKGVAEPHRDKDVSESKGTNSISQDFRCIISKQMVGILITVWVRGDLWPYIRHPSVSCVGCGIMGCLGNKGSVSVRFQLHETTFCFVCCHLASGGRDRDERQRNSDVNEILARSSFPRGSSLDLPKKILDHDRVIFLGDLNYRISLPEEKTRLLVKSQEWNILLENDQLSMEILNGQIFRGWQEGIVMFAPTYKYIPNSDLYYGCITYQKDEKKRAPAWCDRIIWYGSGLKQHEYARGETKISDHRPVKAIFTAEVTVIRRGKKIRNLFFSDRFEETIDVDAKDFSWIST; from the exons ATGCTTGGAAGCTATAGAGAA GTTATGTGGCCAAGACTTGTGGCCAACAAGATCCTAAGGAAAAGCGTCGGGAGCAACAACTTCGTCGCTGATTTCCCACCTGATTCAGATcagaagcttctagaagcttccGGATTACTTGATGAACGACCTTCTTTCACGTCTAAATCAATTCTACTCGAGCAACACAAAACCACGCATCTTAACTACAA ggtttttgcaaGCACATGGAACGTCGGTGGTATTGTACCGGACGATGGGCTTGACATGGATGATTTATtggaaacacacaaaacacCGTGCGACATATACGTGCTTGG GTTTCAAGAGGTTGTGCCTCTTCGAGCTTCGAATGTATTGGGACCAGATAACAATAAGGTCTCTGCAAAATGGAACTCTTTGATaagagagactttaaacaagggAGTAGCAGAACCTCATCGAGACAAGGACGTGTCGGAATCAAAGGGCACTAATAGTATTTCACAAGATTTCAGATGTATCATAAGTAAACAGATGGTCGGAATCTTGATCACCGTTTGGGTCCGAGGTGATCTCTGGCCATATATCCGGCATCCTAGCGTTTCATGCGTTGGATGCGGCATCATGGGTTGCTTAGGAAACAAG GGATCGGTATCGGTTAGGTTTCAGTTGCACGAAACGACCTTCTGTTTTGTTTGCTGCCATCTAGCTTCCGGTGGCCGGGACCGAGATGAAAGGCAGAGAAACTCCGATGTTAATGAGATCTTAGCGAGATCGAGTTTTCCTCGAGGCTCGTCTCTAGATTTACCTAAAAAGATTCTTGATCACGA TCGAGTAATTTTTCTGGGAGACTTGAATTATAGAATTTCACTACCCGAGGAGAAGACAAGATTATTGGTGAAAAGCCAAGAATGGAACATCTTACTAGAAAATGATCAG ctAAGCATGGAGATCTTGAACGGCCAGATTTTCAGAGGATGGCAAGAAGGAATTGTCATGTTTGCTCCAACTTATAAATATATTCCAAATTCGGATTTATATTATGGATGCATTACATACCAAAAAGACGAGAAGAAACGAGCTCCTGCATG GTGTGATCGTATAATATGGTACGGAAGTGGACTGAAGCAACATGAATATGCAAGAGGAGAAACGAAGATATCTGATCACAGACCTGTCAAAGCAATATTCACCGCAGAAGTTACTGTTATACGGCGTGGTAAAAAGATtcgtaatttatttttctcggACAGATTTGAAGAAACAATTGACGTAGATGCTAAAGACTTCTCGTGGATATCTACGTAG
- the LOC104779518 gene encoding type IV inositol polyphosphate 5-phosphatase 9-like isoform X2: MLGSYREVMWPRLVANKILRKSVGSNNFVADFPPDSDQKLLEASGLLDERPSFTSKSILLEQHKTTHLNYKVFASTWNVGGIVPDDGLDMDDLLETHKTPCDIYVLGFQEVVPLRASNVLGPDNNKVSAKWNSLIRETLNKGVAEPHRDKDVSESKGTNSISQDFRCIISKQMVGILITVWVRGDLWPYIRHPSVSCVGCGIMGCLGNKGSVSVRFQLHETTFCFVCCHLASGGRDRDERQRNSDVNEILARSSFPRGSSLDLPKKILDHDRVIFLGDLNYRISLPEEKTRLLVKSQEWNILLENDQIFRGWQEGIVMFAPTYKYIPNSDLYYGCITYQKDEKKRAPAWCDRIIWYGSGLKQHEYARGETKISDHRPVKAIFTAEVTVIRRGKKIRNLFFSDRFEETIDVDAKDFSWIST, encoded by the exons ATGCTTGGAAGCTATAGAGAA GTTATGTGGCCAAGACTTGTGGCCAACAAGATCCTAAGGAAAAGCGTCGGGAGCAACAACTTCGTCGCTGATTTCCCACCTGATTCAGATcagaagcttctagaagcttccGGATTACTTGATGAACGACCTTCTTTCACGTCTAAATCAATTCTACTCGAGCAACACAAAACCACGCATCTTAACTACAA ggtttttgcaaGCACATGGAACGTCGGTGGTATTGTACCGGACGATGGGCTTGACATGGATGATTTATtggaaacacacaaaacacCGTGCGACATATACGTGCTTGG GTTTCAAGAGGTTGTGCCTCTTCGAGCTTCGAATGTATTGGGACCAGATAACAATAAGGTCTCTGCAAAATGGAACTCTTTGATaagagagactttaaacaagggAGTAGCAGAACCTCATCGAGACAAGGACGTGTCGGAATCAAAGGGCACTAATAGTATTTCACAAGATTTCAGATGTATCATAAGTAAACAGATGGTCGGAATCTTGATCACCGTTTGGGTCCGAGGTGATCTCTGGCCATATATCCGGCATCCTAGCGTTTCATGCGTTGGATGCGGCATCATGGGTTGCTTAGGAAACAAG GGATCGGTATCGGTTAGGTTTCAGTTGCACGAAACGACCTTCTGTTTTGTTTGCTGCCATCTAGCTTCCGGTGGCCGGGACCGAGATGAAAGGCAGAGAAACTCCGATGTTAATGAGATCTTAGCGAGATCGAGTTTTCCTCGAGGCTCGTCTCTAGATTTACCTAAAAAGATTCTTGATCACGA TCGAGTAATTTTTCTGGGAGACTTGAATTATAGAATTTCACTACCCGAGGAGAAGACAAGATTATTGGTGAAAAGCCAAGAATGGAACATCTTACTAGAAAATGATCAG ATTTTCAGAGGATGGCAAGAAGGAATTGTCATGTTTGCTCCAACTTATAAATATATTCCAAATTCGGATTTATATTATGGATGCATTACATACCAAAAAGACGAGAAGAAACGAGCTCCTGCATG GTGTGATCGTATAATATGGTACGGAAGTGGACTGAAGCAACATGAATATGCAAGAGGAGAAACGAAGATATCTGATCACAGACCTGTCAAAGCAATATTCACCGCAGAAGTTACTGTTATACGGCGTGGTAAAAAGATtcgtaatttatttttctcggACAGATTTGAAGAAACAATTGACGTAGATGCTAAAGACTTCTCGTGGATATCTACGTAG
- the LOC104779525 gene encoding 65-kDa microtubule-associated protein 6: protein MLEIGSPNALFFRTNTTCNNLLRELQKIWVEIGESETEKDRMLMELERECLQIYQRKVDEAANSKAKLHQSVAAIEAEVASLTAALGVFNINSPIKLDKGSKSLKEQLAAVTPLVEELRIQKEERMKQFSDIKAQIEKISGEISGYSDHLNKVMISSLTLEEQDLTLRKLNEYQTHLRTLQKEKSDRLNKVLGYVNEVHALCGVLGVDFSQTVSEVHPSLHRTEQEQSANISDSTLEGLEHMIQKLKTERKARFQKLKDVVASLFELWNLMDTQQEERTKFGRVTYVVRSSESTITEPGILSTETIEQVSAEVDSLSKLKASRMKELVMKRRSELEDLCRLTHIQPDTSTSAEKSTALIDSGLVDPSELLSNIEMQINKIKDEAQSRKDIMDRIDRWLSACEEENWLEEYNLDENRYSAGRGGHVNLKRAERARVTINKIPGMVDNLIKKTLVWENDMQNSFLYDGVRLVNILEDYKLTRKQQEEEKKRYRDQKKRQDLLLTQRESIYGSKPSPRRSSSFRKPNGFNISNGNGSVPPTPRRSSVGTTTPDLLLTPRSYSGHHRQNGYFKEVRRHTSTPSNYVAMQKEDTVSTTYTSIYSSEPDSPLQG, encoded by the exons ATGCTGGAAATTGGAAGTCCCAATGCTCTGTTTTTTCGTACGAACACTACTTGTAACAATCTTCTCCGTGAGCTTCAG AAAATATGGGTTGAAATTGGTGAGAGTGAGACTGAGAAAGATAGGATGCTGATGGAACTGGAGAGAGAATGTCTTCAAATCTATCAAAGAAAAGTTGACGAGGCTGCAAATTCCAAGGCAAAGCTTCATCAGTCTGTTGCAGCTATTGAAGCTGAAGTTGCTTCTTTAACGGCTGCCCTTGGAGTTTTTAACATCAACTCACCG ATTAAACTGGATAAAGGTTCAAAATCATTGAAAGAACAGCTTGCAGCTGTGACTCCTCTAGTTGAGGAATTGAGGATTCAAAAAGAGGAGAGAATGAAACAGTTTTCGGATATAAAAGCGCAAATTGAGAAGATTAGTGGGGAAATCTCAGGATACAGTGACCATCTCAATAAGGTCATGATCAGTTCCTTGACTCTCGAAGAACAAGACTTGACTCTGAGGAAACTTAACGAGTATCAAACACATCTCCGCACgcttcaaaaagaaaag TCTGATCGTCTCAACAAAGTGTTGGGTTATGTCAACGAAGTCCATGCACTATGCGGTGTTCTTGGAGTTGACTTTAGTCAAACGGTTAGTGAGGTTCATCCAAGCTTGCATAGGACAGAGCAAGAGCAATCTGCAAACATTAGTGATAGCACATTAGAGGGTCTTGAGCACATGATTCAAAAGCTAAAAACTGAAAGAAAAGCCCGATTTCAAAAG CTGAAGGATGTAGTGGCTTCACTTTTCGAGCTATGGAATCTAATGGACACTCAACAAGAAGAGAGAACTAAATTTGGAAGAGTTACTTATGTTGTAAGATCATCTGAATCTACTATCACTGAGCCTGGAATCCTTTCGACCGAGACAATTGAACAG GTATCTGCAGAAGTGGACAGTCTCAGTAAACTGAAAGCAAGCAGAATGAAGGAGCTTGTAATGAAACGAAGATCCGAGTTAGAGGATCTTTGCAGGCTAACTCACATTCAACCTGACACAAGCACTTCTGCTGAGAAATCAACTGCACTAATTGATTCTG GATTAGTAGACCCTTCAGAGCTTCTCTCAAATATTGAAatgcaaataaacaaaattaaagacgAAGCACAAAGCCGAAAAGATATCATGGACAGAATTGACCGTTGGCTCTCCGCATGTGAAGAGGAAAACTGGTTGGAAGAATATAATCTG GATGAGAACCGGTATAGCGCTGGAAGAGGTGGACATGTTAACCTCAAGCGTGCAGAACGAGCCCGTGTTACAATCAATAAGATCCCTG GAATGGTTGACAATCTTATCAAGAAAACACTTGTATGGGAAAATGACATGCAGAATTCATTTCTATACGACGGT GTTCGATTGGTTAACATACTAGAAGACTATAAATTGACAAGGAAACAAcaggaagaggaaaagaaaagatacaGG GATCAAAAGAAGAGGCAAGATCTCCTACTAACTCAAAGGGAATCTATTTACGGATCAAAACCAAGTCCAAGAAGAAGCAGTAGTTTCAGAAAGCCCAATGGTTTCAACATTAGCAATGGGAATGGTTCAGTACCTCCCACGCCTCGTAGAAGCTCGGTAGGGACAACTACTCCTGACCTTCTTTTAACCCCGAGATCTTACTCTGGTCATCATCGCCAAAACGGGTATTTCAAAGAAGTTAGGAGACACACTTCTACTCCGTCAAACTATGTGGCCATGCAAAAGGAAGATACTGTTTCTACTACCTACACATCGATTTATAGCTCTGAGCCAGACTCGCCTCTCCAAGGCTGA